The genomic segment AGCATACTGCCCTAAAGTCACCGATTGCCCTGCGTATTCGCAAGAATGAATCTTTCCATCTGATTGCAGATAACCGTCCGATTATCTGTATTGGTAATGGTACGGGGATCGCAGGTTTGATGAGCTTGCTGAGTGCGCGTAACCGTCAGGACTATACTCAGAACTGGCTCATCTTTGGTGAACGTCAGCGTGCCCATGATTTCTTCTTTGAAGAAACCATTCAGGCCTGGCTGCAAATGGGTACATTAAAACGACTGGACCTTGCTTTCTCTCGTGACCAGCAGGAAAAAGTTTATGTGCATCATAAATTGCGTGAGCAGGCTGAAGAATTGAAACTCTGGATCGCTCAAGGCGCCGTGATTTATGTGTGTGGTAGCATTAATGGCATGGCCAGCGATGTCGATCAGGCTCTGATTGATATTCTCGGTGAAAGCACAGTAGATCAATTACGTCTGGATGGTCGTTATCGTCGTGATGTATATTAAGATCAGCTGATCTATAAAAGACCGGGCTTCATGCCCGGTTTTTTATTAATAAGATAGAAGAAAAGATAAAAAGATTAATAAAAATATGAGTATCCAAATATCCAGCCAACTTAAACGAAGTCTCAGCCTGATCTTTGGTTTGATCCTTGGCATAAACAGCCTCTGGTTAATAAGTCAGGGACAAAGACATTTCGGTGTTCTTTTGCCAATTTTCATTAGCGTAGCACTGATCCTGTATGCTCTGCTCTTTTCAGGCATTCAACGCTGGAAACAGCATTCCAGATTTAGAATCTGGTTCTGGAACAACCTCTGGGCCGGATTTCTACTCTGGATAATCAGTGTCGCAATCTTCTTCGCTTATATCCAGATGTCCATTCATTCAAATGAATCTACACAGCCTCCTGCCGCTATTCTGGTTTTAGGCAGCGGGATTACGAATGGACAGCCCTCACCCATCTTAAAAAGCCGTCTGGATACTGCAGCTAAATATGCAGCACACTATCCAGATGCTTTAATGATTATGACAGGTGGGCGTAATTATCGGGAAAGGCAAAGTGAGGCTGAAGTCATGCAACACTATATCCACACCACCTACCCAGAACTCATCAATCCTATCCAACTTGAAGATCGAAGCAGAAGTACTGCTCAAAACCTGATGTATTCTCAAGTGATATTGGAACAACAAAATATAAGTCAAAATGATCCTGTTGCGATTGCAACCAGTGATTTTCATAGTCCTCGTGCTCGTGCCATTGCCAGACACCAAGGTTATCAGCAAGTGATTAGTTTGAGTGCCAGTACTCCCCTTTATCTGCGCTATAACTCCTGGTTAAGAGAATATTTTGCCTTTTTGAGTGGCTGGCTGCTCAATGAATATTCACTATTTAAATAAGTGACTTAAACACTAAATTAATTTAAACGGATATGCCTTGGCGAAGGGATCGCTGGATTTTTGAATAGTTCAGGTTTCTGTACATAGACCTGATACAGGTAGTTTTTAAGATCCAGCAAAAGTTTTTCAGGCGCAACCAGAATATTCTGCCCTTCCGGTGTCAGATCCAATGACACAATAGTGCTTTCCTGACGTAAGAAAGGAATGACCTTTTCAACAAAATCTTTGAGGGTAATTTCCTGAATCTGGTAATTGGCCCAGTTATCTTTAATGAGTAGTCTGGCCAGACCTTTGCTTTGCCAGGTCGCGAAAGCTCGCTGTCCTGTCGGCGTGGCACATAAAGCCCAGCCCTCTTGGTAAAGTGCAAAAATGCCACCTTGGGCAACAATAGCTTCAATAAAATTTTTATAAACTTGTAGCGGATCGTAGGCGGTATTTTGCGATTTGATCGCTGCCTTGCGCTGATATGGATTTCTCATAGTCTGAAATCTTCAAATTATTATAGACTTCAAATTCTATGAAATATTCAGGATTTAGGCAAGAAAGATATGGTGGGCGCTGACGGGATCGAACCGCCGACATTCTGCTTGTAAGGCAGACGCTCTACCAACTGAGCTAAGCGCCCTGAAGAGTAAAAAATAACATCGTTATTTTTTATGATGCAAGACAAGCGTAGCGCGTAGTCTTGGATTTTGAAACACATTTTCCACATCAGGGAATGAAAAATGGCGCAGCGGACGGGACTCGAACCCGCGACCCCCGGCGTGACAGGCCGGTATTCTAACCAACTGAACTACCGCTGCATCGCGTATATCTTTAGAAGATATGGTGGGCGCTGACGGGATCGAACCGCCGACATTCTGCTTGTAAGGCAGACGCTCTACCAACTGAGCTAAGCGCCCTTAAAGGGTCAAACTGTTTGATTCTTAGGATGGCGCAGCGGACGGGACTCGAACCCGCGACCCCCGGCGTGACAGGCCGGTATTCTAACCAACTGAACTACCGCTGCATCACAAAAAATCTGGTGGGCGCTGACGGGATCGAACCGCCGACATTCTGCTTGTAAGGCAGACGCTCTACCAACTGAGCTAAGCGCCCTCAAAAGGTCTATCATGTAAATGGCGCAGCGGACGGGACTCGAACCCGCGACCCCCGGCGTGACAGGCCGGTATTCTAACCAACTGAACTACCGCTGCACTTACACAATGTCGCTATTGTGGCAAACGATTCATCAAGAACTTAAAGTGGCGCAGCGGACGGGACTCGAACCCGCGACCCCCGGCGTGACAGGCCGGTATTCTAACCAACTGAACTACCGCTGCACTATAAGTGTCTCAACTTTGAAAGAAGCTTGGTGGGCGCTGACGGGATCGAACCGCCGACATTCTGCTTGTAAGGCAGACGCTCTACCAACTGAGCTAAGCGCCCTTTCAAATCGACTTCATCGCTTGATGAGGTGCATTATAGAGAATCTTCACAGACTGTCAAACGCTTTTCTGACTGTTTTCTGCTTTTTCGGTGTGAGTGATTAAAAAATAGGTTGATTGTTAAAAAAAACAACACTTTTTGTTTATTTTTTAAGTCTATACCGATTTTTTAAAGATACTCTGTGAAACTAAAAGCCGGATTTTTACGGTTTTACTCATGAAAATTGAGACCAGAACATGCAACAGACTTCAGTATTGCTGAAAGATTATACAAAGCCTAGCTCACCGCAACGTTGTGATCCTATAATCTTTATTTTAAGAGCTTGCAGCCTTGTAAGAACAAATTGATGACTTTTATTGGCGGGCTATAAATCCTGTTTCTAACTCTATTTGTCTATAAAAGTAGAGTACATAGATGATCGATGACCTCATCTACTTTCCCTTATTTAAATAGAAGATATTTCAATTAATTTTAAATCATCCACAAATTTTCTTATGTCATTTAAGTCATTTAAACAGTCAGATTCAAAGGCTGTTCTGAAATATAGACCAGTGCATCTTCATTCACCAGTTCAAACAGCTCGGCCACATCCGTATTCCGCATGCGGATACAGCCATGTGACATTGCAATACCCATCGGCTCAGAATCAGGCGTACCATGAATATAGATATAACGTTGGTAAGTATCACAACCCTCGCCCTGGTTAAAACCTTCTTCAAGCCCACTTAGCCATAAGATCCGGCTGAGAATCCAGTCTCGCTGCGGGAATTGCTGTGCCAGTTCTGCATTATAAATTTCACCTGTCGCTTGACGGGCAATAAACACACTATTTAAAGGTGTCTGCTGGCCAAACTTTTCAGCGACTTTATGCCATCCACGAGGCGTCTTGCCACTATTTTCTGCTTCACCTATGCCATTCTTACCCGTAGAAATCAGGTACTGCTTATTATATTTTGGCAAATATAGTTTTTGTTGGGCGAGATCAATCAGGATTTCTGCCTGATCCAGCTGCAAATGGCTCATGACTTCTCTTTCTCTGTCTTGATAGTTTCTAGTTCTACTTTCTTTGTGGCCATGTGTTCTGGATGGATTATGTCCTGAACTGGTTCGGGTCGACGCCATAACCAGATCGCCACAATCAGCATGGTCACATCAGTAAAGATTTTGACTGCCAGCGGTGCTGTCGTAAATAACATGATAATGCCACTGATGAACATCATGATACTGGCCAGCCATTTGGCCTTGCGTGGCACAGTACCATTGGCACGCCAGGCTCTTAAAGTCGGACCATATTTTGGATGATTCAGCAGCCATGCATCCATCTGTGGCCAGCCTTTGGATGCCGCCCAAGCCGCCAGAATTAAAAATACTGTAGTTGGCATGCCGGGCAAGATTGCGCCGATAAAACCCAGTACGACAAATAGTACGACCAGGCTTCGCCAAAACAATATTTTCATAAATCGGTCCTACCCACAAAATTAGGGGTAGTATAAAGTGTTTTTAAAATCTGTCCGTTGTATTTGTGCACTTTTCACAGGATGTGCTATGCCCTTTTCCAGTCTAAATCATCATCTTGTAGAAGCATGGCAATATTATCAGCATCCTTTGGTGCGGCAACTGGCATTTGCTGTCGGTAGTCCAAACCTTCTGTCTCAAATTCCAGACGAACTTGAAGTCGTCCATGCTTTTGACTTACATGATTCTGAGACTTGGCAACATCACCTGCAAAATTATCATCCACGTCTGAAATATCTGGACCGGCATCCAGAAGAGCTGGAGCAATTCGTGCAGCAGCTTAAAAGCACCCGGCTGGGTTTGCGCTTTGAAATGCTGGTCTGGTTCTGGCTGCTGGATGATGCCTATCATCCTTATAAGCTTTTAGGTCATAGCATTCAGAAAATTGACGGCGCTAAAACACTGGGTGAACTGGATTTTCTGTTATTCAATACAGAGGCTGGTCTGACTGAACATTGGGAAGTGGCGCTGAAATACTACCTCGCAGAAGCCGATTTTAGCCTGCCAAACTGGTATGGCCTAAACCGCACCGATACTTTAATCCGTAAAATGAAGCATTTTACCCAGAAACAGTTTCAGTTTGATGAGGCTCTGGATCAGCAGATTGAGCAGCGTTTCTGCATGTTAAAAGGCCAGCTTTATCTTCCAGTACATCGTGCAGATCAGACCTTACCTGACTGGGTCAATACCCAACGTCGCATAGGCTTATGGGGTCAGCAGATTCCCGACCCAGCGGCTAACTTCTATCGTTTACAACGTCATGAATGGATTTATCCTAATGCGCAGATCAGCAGTTCAAGTCCCTATTGGTGGACAAATGGACTTTATAAAAAGGCTGATCAAGAGGATTTTTATATGTATCGCAGCCCGCTTCTACTACCCTTTCCTGCGCATAAACCCTTTTAAAACATTACATTTATTAACCGAAGCACTATGAAAACCACATATTTTTTATGTCGTATATTTTCTAATCTTAGTTCCACATCATAATAATTTTATTATCGATAATACGGAGATGATGATGAAAAAAATTCTTGCTGCTTCATTGGTAATGGCTTTTGTTTTAACTGGCTGTAACACTGTCAAAGGTGTGGGTAAAGACGTTTCTAAAGCAGGCGAAGCTGTAACAGGCACTGCAGAAAAAACTTCTGAAGAAATCCGTCAAAACTAAACTCTTTCTAGCTTCTCCACAAACCCTATCTCAGATAGGGTTTTTTTATGCAGAACATTCACATTACAGGCCATATTCGCCTATCATAGAGCCGACAAATTTATCGACTTATGAATCCATCGTATGACATCTTCCGCGACTCTTGATTTAAGCCTGCAATTATTACGTCAGCCTTCTGTGACCCCTATTGATCATGACTGCCAGAATATCATGGCAGAACGTTTGAAGAAGGTGGGTTTCAATATTGAATCAATGCGCTTTGAAGATGTTGATAATATTTGGGCGCGTAAAGGTACTGAAGGCCCGGTTTTCTGTTTTGCTGGCCATACCGATGTTGTGCCAACCGGCAACCTGGATGCCTGGAACTCTGACCCATTTGCGCCAGAAATTCGTGACGGCAAGCTATATGGCCGTGGTAGTGCCGACATGAAAACCGCCTTGGCTGCGATGGTTGTAGCCACTGAACGTTTTGTCGAAAAATATCCGAATCATAAAGGTTCAATTGCCTATCTGATCACTTCAGATGAAGAAGGTCCATCGATCAATGGTACGGTAAAAGTGATTGAAACTCTGGAAGCCCGTAACGAGAAAATTACCTGGTGTCTGGTAGGTGAACCATCAAGTACCAACAAACTGGGTGATATTGTCAAAAATGGCCGTCGTGGTTCATTGAATGCCAACTTGACTGTAAAAGGCAAACAAGGTCATGTAGCTTATCCGCATCTTGCAGTGAATCCAATTCATACAGCATCTAAAGCCATTGCCGAACTCTGCGAAACAGTCTGGGATAATGGCAATGAATACTTCCCTGCGACGTCTTTCCAGATTTCAAATATCAATGCCGGTACCGGTGCAACCAACGTTGTTCCAGGTACGATGAACCTGCTCTGCAACTGGCGTTATTCAACTGAAGTGACTGCTGAAGAACTAAAAGCACGTATGCTTGAAATTCTGGATCGTCATGGTGTGGACTATGATATTTCATGGACTTTATCTGGCCTGCCATTCCTGACACCAGTAGGTGAGCTGGTGAATGCCGCTAAAGATGCCATTTTAACTGTGACTGGTACTGAAACTGAATTATCAACTTCAGGCGGCACCTCAGATGGTCGTTTTATTGCGCCTACCGGTGCACAAGTCCTAGAACTCGGTGTACTGAATGCCACAATCCATCAAATTAATGAGCATGTCGATATTGCAGACCTTGAACCACTGGCTGAAATTTATGAGCAGATTCTGGTGAACCTGTTAGCCAATTAATCACCAGATGTAAAAAAAGGAACTCAGAAGAGTTCCTTTTTTTATGTGCTTTGTAATGAATTACAAGCCAATTGAAGACTGAATATAACCCATTTGCGGGATGTGAAATAACTGATCCCCCATACGCACATACTGGAATACTGCGGGGTCAGTCACTTGCTGATCAGCATCGACGACTTCAGAAATACGCAGACGAATGGTTTTCGGCATTTCATTACACATCAGGGCAAAACGCTGATGCACCTCATCTCCTTCAATCACCAGCGCCACACCACTTTTACGTGTAGGATCATTAACTGCATAAACCGGTAATTGCGCATCATGCCACTCAACCACTTTAACCTGGGTATCACTATCCAGTGCAGACAGGACAATATTTTGTGGTAACAGCATTGGATCTTTGCCGTGACAGTCAATAATATAAGCATCAATAAATCCGGTAGATACCGTAATTAAATGCTGAAGTTCCTGCTGACTTATCTGATCAGCCATTTTGGCATTAGTCGTATTCTGACTCATTTATGACCCCTGTTTTTCAGCAATTAACTGTTGAATATTCGCCAGTAATTCAGCTTCCTGGAACGGTTTGCCCATGTAGTGGGTTACGCCCAGACTGAAAGCACGTTCACGGTGTTTTTCACCAGTACGTGAAGTAATCATGATGATTGGCAGGTCACGGTGAATATCGTGGTGACGAACCAGGTTCGTGACCTCAAAACCATCCATACGCGGCATTTCAATATCCAGCAGCATCAGATCCGGACGGACATTTTCAAGCTGCTCAATCGCATCTACACCATCTTTGGCGGTGACTATATCATAGCCCTGACGCTCAAGTAGACGCGAGGTCACCTTACGTACAGTCACCGAGTCATCCACGATCATTACCAGACGGCGAGCATTGCCAGAACGTGAACCATCGCGTTGATCCTGCATGTGTTTCACACGCTGCGT from the Acinetobacter sp. YWS30-1 genome contains:
- the dapE gene encoding succinyl-diaminopimelate desuccinylase, encoding MTSSATLDLSLQLLRQPSVTPIDHDCQNIMAERLKKVGFNIESMRFEDVDNIWARKGTEGPVFCFAGHTDVVPTGNLDAWNSDPFAPEIRDGKLYGRGSADMKTALAAMVVATERFVEKYPNHKGSIAYLITSDEEGPSINGTVKVIETLEARNEKITWCLVGEPSSTNKLGDIVKNGRRGSLNANLTVKGKQGHVAYPHLAVNPIHTASKAIAELCETVWDNGNEYFPATSFQISNINAGTGATNVVPGTMNLLCNWRYSTEVTAEELKARMLEILDRHGVDYDISWTLSGLPFLTPVGELVNAAKDAILTVTGTETELSTSGGTSDGRFIAPTGAQVLELGVLNATIHQINEHVDIADLEPLAEIYEQILVNLLAN
- a CDS encoding entericidin A/B family lipoprotein encodes the protein MKKILAASLVMAFVLTGCNTVKGVGKDVSKAGEAVTGTAEKTSEEIRQN
- the elsL gene encoding cell wall-recycling L,D-carboxypeptidase ElsL, which gives rise to MSHLQLDQAEILIDLAQQKLYLPKYNKQYLISTGKNGIGEAENSGKTPRGWHKVAEKFGQQTPLNSVFIARQATGEIYNAELAQQFPQRDWILSRILWLSGLEEGFNQGEGCDTYQRYIYIHGTPDSEPMGIAMSHGCIRMRNTDVAELFELVNEDALVYISEQPLNLTV
- a CDS encoding YdcF family protein — its product is MSSQLKRSLSLIFGLILGINSLWLISQGQRHFGVLLPIFISVALILYALLFSGIQRWKQHSRFRIWFWNNLWAGFLLWIISVAIFFAYIQMSIHSNESTQPPAAILVLGSGITNGQPSPILKSRLDTAAKYAAHYPDALMIMTGGRNYRERQSEAEVMQHYIHTTYPELINPIQLEDRSRSTAQNLMYSQVILEQQNISQNDPVAIATSDFHSPRARAIARHQGYQQVISLSASTPLYLRYNSWLREYFAFLSGWLLNEYSLFK
- a CDS encoding DUF2750 domain-containing protein produces the protein MRNPYQRKAAIKSQNTAYDPLQVYKNFIEAIVAQGGIFALYQEGWALCATPTGQRAFATWQSKGLARLLIKDNWANYQIQEITLKDFVEKVIPFLRQESTIVSLDLTPEGQNILVAPEKLLLDLKNYLYQVYVQKPELFKNPAIPSPRHIRLN
- a CDS encoding YbaN family protein; the encoded protein is MKILFWRSLVVLFVVLGFIGAILPGMPTTVFLILAAWAASKGWPQMDAWLLNHPKYGPTLRAWRANGTVPRKAKWLASIMMFISGIIMLFTTAPLAVKIFTDVTMLIVAIWLWRRPEPVQDIIHPEHMATKKVELETIKTEKEKS
- a CDS encoding DUF1853 family protein, producing the protein MPFSSLNHHLVEAWQYYQHPLVRQLAFAVGSPNLLSQIPDELEVVHAFDLHDSETWQHHLQNYHPRLKYLDRHPEELEQFVQQLKSTRLGLRFEMLVWFWLLDDAYHPYKLLGHSIQKIDGAKTLGELDFLLFNTEAGLTEHWEVALKYYLAEADFSLPNWYGLNRTDTLIRKMKHFTQKQFQFDEALDQQIEQRFCMLKGQLYLPVHRADQTLPDWVNTQRRIGLWGQQIPDPAANFYRLQRHEWIYPNAQISSSSPYWWTNGLYKKADQEDFYMYRSPLLLPFPAHKPF